The DNA sequence CGTCGCGGATCCGCTCGCCGGGGTGGCGGACCTGCTCCGGTGCCCGGTGTGCGGCGGCACGGTAGCGGCGGACCGGCTGGCGGTGCGGTGCGGGGCGGCGCACACGTTCGACCGCGCGCGGCAGGGCTACGCGAGTCTGCTCGCCCGCCCCCTCAAGTTCCACGGGGACGACGCGGAGATGGTCGGCGCGCGCGGCGCCGTGCTGGCATCGGGGTTGTACGACCCGCTGCTGCGAGCGGTCGCCGCCGCGGGCGCGGATGTGCTGTCCGCGGTGGCGGCGGCTACGGGTTCGCGCGTCCCCACCGCGGTGGACCTGGGCTGTGGGACGGGGACCTACCTCGCTGGTGTGCTGGAGCAGGCCGGCGCGTCGGTTCGCGCGCGGGGAATCGGAATCGACGCGTCGAAGGCGGCGGTGCGCGCGGCCGCCCGGGCGCATCCGCGCGTCGCGGCGCTCCTCGGTGACGCGTGGGCGGAGCTGCCGATGGCGGATGGCGCCGCCGACCTCATCATGTCGGTGTTCGCCCCGCGCAACGCGGCCGCCTACCGCCGGGTGCTCGCGCCGGGCGGCGCGGTCATGGTGGTGGCGCCCGAGCCCGGTCACCTTGCGGAACTCGTCGACGGCATCGGACTGCTGCGCGTGGACGAACGCAAGAACGAACGACTGGCCGGGGCGTTGAGCGGCTTCGACGAGGTGCGGGCGGACACCGTCCGCTGGGCGATGCGCCCGACGCCCGAACAGATGGCGGCCATCGTCGGAATGGGCCCGTCCGCGCGTCACCTCGACAGTGCCGAGGTGCGATCGCGGATCGCACGGCTGCCCGCGGGGCTGACGGTGTCCGGTGCCGTCGCCGTACGCGTGTTCCGGCGGAGCGCCCCGGGGGCTTGCGTCCCTGCGCCGGGGTAGCGGCGACGGCGCGCCCCGCGCACGGACCCGTCCGGCGCGGGGCCGGCTCACGGAGGCGGGAGCGTCACATGCGGGCGGCGCAGAGCAGGCCGCCGCCCAGCGGCAGCAACGACGGCAGCAGCAGATCGTGCTCCGCCGCGGTGCGCAGCGCCTCGCGGGCGTCGACGGCGGCCGGGCTCCGATTCGCAGTGTCGAGCGCGGCGGGGCTGCCGGCCTCGATGAGACCGTGCATCACGACCACGCCGCCCGGACGCAGGAGGCGGACGGCCTCGGCCAGATACCGGGCGTGGTCTGTGCCGCCGCAGTCGACGAACATCATCTCGTACGCGTCGTCCGCCAGCCGCGGCAACACCTCGAGGCCACGGCCGCCGATCAGCCGCGTGCGCGCGGAGGCGATCCCCGCGGCGGACAGGGCGGTGCGGGCGGTGCGCTGGTGCTCCGGTTCGATGTCGATGGTCGTGAGCACCCCGTCGTGGCGCATGCCGCTGAGCAGCCACTGCGCACTGACACCGGCGCCGGTGCCCACCTCGACCGCGGTGCGGGCGTCGGCCATGCGGGAGAACATCGCCAAGGCCGCGCCGACGGCGTCGGATACCGCGTCCACCCCCAGGTCGGCAGCGCGCTCATGCGCGTCGGCCAGCGCCGCGGGGTCCGGAACCGGTGCGGCGGCGCCGGCGGCGCGGGCGGTCATGCGGTCGCCCGCGAACGCGGCGGCGGAGGAGGATGCGGCGGAGTCCACGGTGCGGTCGTCTTCGGTCACGCCAGTGAGCGTATCGCGGCGCGGGGAGGCGCACGGCGGGGTGCGCATGCCGGGCGCGCCGCGATTCTCAGCAGAACCTCAGGTTGCTCCCAGCGTGGACACACGCCGGGGCGGGAGAGTTGTCTCATACGCGGAGGCATCTCCCGGCGGCCCGGATTCTGGTCGCGGGTGTACGCGTGTCGTTGCTCGGGAACGCCGGAACCGGTGGGACGCCGGAACAAAACGAGGGGCAGGGGTGTTGTGACGGAAGCGAGGACTGCGCTCGACAGTGGTGCGCAACCGCAGGACGCCATGGCGACAGGAGGCGACAGCGTGCAGCGAGCCGCGACGACCGGCACAGTGGAGCCTGCGGCCGTCCCGGACACGGCGGGGACTCCCGCCCCGGAGCCGGAGGCCGATCACGGCACGGCGGTGTTCGACGCGACGGGCGACCCGGCGGCCATGCCGAGCTGGGACGAGCTGGTCCGGCAGCACGCCGACCGGGTCTATCGGCTCGCCTACCGGCTCTCCGGGAATGTGCACGACGCCGAGGATCTCACGCAGGAGACGTTCATTCGCGTCTTCCGTTCGCTGTCGAGCTATCGAGCCGGGACTTTCGAGGGATGGCTGCACCGGATCACGACCAATCTCTTCCTGGACATGGTCCGCCGGCGCAACCGGATCAGGATGGAAGCGCTGCCCGAGGACTACGACCGGGTGCCGTCCGATCGGCCGGATCCGGAGCAGATCTACCACGACTCGCGCCTGGCTCCGGACCTGCAGCGGGCCCTGGCCTCGCTGGCGCCCGAGTTCCGTGCGGCGGTGGTGCTCTGTGATGTGGAGGGGTTGTCCTACGAGGAGATCGCGGCCACGCTCGGCGTCAAATTGGGTACGGTGCGAAGCAGGATCCACCGCGGCCGGCAGGCCATTCGTGAGCACCTCGCCGCGGCCGACGCCGCAGCGCAGCAGGGCGTGGAAGGCGGCGCAGCGCGGTGAGCCGAGGGGCGCATGGAACCGGCACCCGCAGGACCGGTGTCGGCCCCGCGGACGGTGGTGGTCCGGCGGGCGGCGGCGGTATCGACGGCGGAAAGGGACGGCGGATGTTCGACTCGGCATGGCGTGGACGTCCCTCCGGCTCGCAGTTCTCCCTCGGAGCCGGAGCCGGCGACACCGGTCACCTGGCCACGGAGGCGGTGGCGGCCTATGTGGACGGCGAACTGCGGATGAGTGCCCATCTGCGGGCATCGGGGCATATCGCGGAATGTCCGCTGTGCGCGGCGGAAGTGGACGCGCAGGCGCATGCCCGCGCGGCGCTGCAGTCGTCCGCGGTGCCGCGGCTGCCGGAGAATCTCCTGGTGGACCTGCGATCCATCCCGCAGAAGGCCGTACCGTCCTTCGACGATGGGCAGCACGGCCGCCCGCAGCGCGGCGGACCGACGCAGCGCAGGCGTCGCTTCTTCTGAGCCCGCGCCGACGGAGTGGCGGCGGCGGGCCGGGCCGGCTCCCGCTCCGGTGCACGCGCCCGGTGCGGTGCGTCCGCGGGCGATGGCCAATACTGTGGGCTGCAGTCCGCACGGCGGGCGGCGCGCGTCCTGGTAGGGCGTGCCGGCCACTGCCTGCGGCGACGTCGCGGGTGCCGGAAGCGGTACGGACCGGGTTCGAAACGACGGGGACATCGACGGCCGGAGTGCCGGAGGGGACGCAGGTGAACAGCGAATCGGAAGGCGACTCCACGCCGGGGACGGACGATGACGTGCGCACCGGTGAGGGGGTGCAGGCCGGTGGCGCTGCGCGCACAGGGCGATCCGACGGTGCCGCACCGACGGGCTTCGACGTGCCGGCGAACGGCAGGTTGCGACCGTCGCCATTGCGCAAACCCGAGGTGGGACCGGAACAGCAGCAGGCCTTCAGCCGGCCGGACGGCGCCGCCGCGCTGGGGGCGCCGCCGCGCGCCGGAGACGCGCCGCACACGTCCGCACGCCCGGTCGACCCGGTTCTCGCCGAGGCGTACGGCCGTCCGCCCGGCGAGCACGACGGAGTGCAGCGGGATCCCGCCGCCGCAGCGGGGGCGGACGCGCCGGGCGCACCCCCGCGGCGGGCCGACCCGTGGCGCGACCCCGCGTCCGCTGCGCACGCGGAGACGCCGAGCCCCGACGGCCGCGGCACGCCGCAGGCCGCTGCGGACCGGATGGGGGTGCGGGACGTGCTCCTCGGCGGTCGGGTGGCGCCGCGTGCACTGGCCGTCATCGGCGTTATCGCGCTCGCCATCGGGGTGCTCGGCGGGCTCATCGGCCGCTACACGGCCGAAGTGTCGAGTTCGCTCACCAGCTCGTCGGTGCAGCTGGTGCAGCCAGAGGACGAGAACACGGATCCGCCGGCGAACAGGACTGTGGCCATCGCGTCGGCGGTCGTCCCGTCCGTCGTGTCGATCCAGGTGACCTCGCCCCAGGCGGTCGGTTCGGGCTCGGGCGTGGTGATCGACGGCGGCGGCTACATCGTGACCAACAACCACGTGATCTCCAAGGCCGCCACCGAGCCGGAGAACACCGAACTGCAAGTGGTCTTCTCCGACGGGCAGTCCGTTCCGGCCCGCATCGTCGGCCGTGACACGAAGACCGACCTGGCCGTCGTCAAGGTCGACGACGTCGACGATCTGACCGTCGCCCGGCTGGGCGATTCGGACAAGATCCAGGTGGGCGCCGACGTGGTCGCGGTCGGATCGCCGTTGGGGCTCAACAGGACCGTCACCGAAGGCATCGTGAGCGCGTTGGACCGTCCCGTGCCGCTCTCCGGTGACGGCACCGACACCGACGCGGTCATCGACGCCATCCAGACGGATGCGGCGATCAATCCGGGCAACTCCGGCGGTCCCCTGGTGGACGTCGAGGGGAAGGTCATCGGCATCAATACCGCGATCCGCACGCTCGGCGCGGACAGCAGCGGGTCGATCGGGCTCGGGTTCGCGATCCCGGTGAACACGGTGGCGGAGGTGGCGCAGGAGTTGATCCGGAACGGTGTCATGCACCACCCGGAGATCGGCGTCAACGCCCGCACGGTGTCCAACGACCGGGTCACCGGCGCCGAGGTGGCCAACGTGCAGGCCGACAGCCCGGCGCAGAAGGCGGGGATCCTCGAAGGCGATGTGATCGTCAAGGTGGGGGATCGGACCATCGCCGGCTCCGATGAGCTGACGGTGGCCGTGCACGAGCTGACGATCGGCAAGCCGGCCACGGTCACCCTGGTGCGCGACGGTCACTCCGTCACCGTCGATGTCACCCCCCAAAGCGACTGATCGGGCGAAGGGCGGTACCGCCGGCCGCAGAGTCATCGCGGCGGCCA is a window from the Tomitella gaofuii genome containing:
- a CDS encoding methyltransferase domain-containing protein; this translates as MSEADAAGDAVADPLAGVADLLRCPVCGGTVAADRLAVRCGAAHTFDRARQGYASLLARPLKFHGDDAEMVGARGAVLASGLYDPLLRAVAAAGADVLSAVAAATGSRVPTAVDLGCGTGTYLAGVLEQAGASVRARGIGIDASKAAVRAAARAHPRVAALLGDAWAELPMADGAADLIMSVFAPRNAAAYRRVLAPGGAVMVVAPEPGHLAELVDGIGLLRVDERKNERLAGALSGFDEVRADTVRWAMRPTPEQMAAIVGMGPSARHLDSAEVRSRIARLPAGLTVSGAVAVRVFRRSAPGACVPAPG
- a CDS encoding O-methyltransferase — encoded protein: MRTPPCASPRRDTLTGVTEDDRTVDSAASSSAAAFAGDRMTARAAGAAAPVPDPAALADAHERAADLGVDAVSDAVGAALAMFSRMADARTAVEVGTGAGVSAQWLLSGMRHDGVLTTIDIEPEHQRTARTALSAAGIASARTRLIGGRGLEVLPRLADDAYEMMFVDCGGTDHARYLAEAVRLLRPGGVVVMHGLIEAGSPAALDTANRSPAAVDAREALRTAAEHDLLLPSLLPLGGGLLCAARM
- the sigE gene encoding RNA polymerase sigma factor SigE, which codes for MATGGDSVQRAATTGTVEPAAVPDTAGTPAPEPEADHGTAVFDATGDPAAMPSWDELVRQHADRVYRLAYRLSGNVHDAEDLTQETFIRVFRSLSSYRAGTFEGWLHRITTNLFLDMVRRRNRIRMEALPEDYDRVPSDRPDPEQIYHDSRLAPDLQRALASLAPEFRAAVVLCDVEGLSYEEIAATLGVKLGTVRSRIHRGRQAIREHLAAADAAAQQGVEGGAAR
- a CDS encoding RNA polymerase subunit sigma-70 gives rise to the protein MFDSAWRGRPSGSQFSLGAGAGDTGHLATEAVAAYVDGELRMSAHLRASGHIAECPLCAAEVDAQAHARAALQSSAVPRLPENLLVDLRSIPQKAVPSFDDGQHGRPQRGGPTQRRRRFF
- a CDS encoding trypsin-like peptidase domain-containing protein; translated protein: MNSESEGDSTPGTDDDVRTGEGVQAGGAARTGRSDGAAPTGFDVPANGRLRPSPLRKPEVGPEQQQAFSRPDGAAALGAPPRAGDAPHTSARPVDPVLAEAYGRPPGEHDGVQRDPAAAAGADAPGAPPRRADPWRDPASAAHAETPSPDGRGTPQAAADRMGVRDVLLGGRVAPRALAVIGVIALAIGVLGGLIGRYTAEVSSSLTSSSVQLVQPEDENTDPPANRTVAIASAVVPSVVSIQVTSPQAVGSGSGVVIDGGGYIVTNNHVISKAATEPENTELQVVFSDGQSVPARIVGRDTKTDLAVVKVDDVDDLTVARLGDSDKIQVGADVVAVGSPLGLNRTVTEGIVSALDRPVPLSGDGTDTDAVIDAIQTDAAINPGNSGGPLVDVEGKVIGINTAIRTLGADSSGSIGLGFAIPVNTVAEVAQELIRNGVMHHPEIGVNARTVSNDRVTGAEVANVQADSPAQKAGILEGDVIVKVGDRTIAGSDELTVAVHELTIGKPATVTLVRDGHSVTVDVTPQSD